The Dyadobacter subterraneus genome window below encodes:
- a CDS encoding enoyl-CoA hydratase/isomerase family protein: MKQLPTPLSIVRMENAPIIITKHTPAFWRITLDNPPLNLLDPEMIDGMSRLMDELDADKEVKVIVFDSSDKNYFIAHYDVMRGSEVPKVSGKYGVNQWTDISNRLHNSPVVSIASVRGRARGNGSEFLLACDMRFASKEKAFFGQIEVGCGVIAGGGALEYLPSLVGRSRALEIVIGGDDFDADTAALYGWINRALPDDQLDDFVNGLAIRIASYEAGAIATTKAIVNRRSGGGPNPHEIDESLSHYTELSQNPNVQILWSKLGEMGFQQPGDLELNFGYYLGKLAEDKLK; encoded by the coding sequence ATGAAACAGTTACCTACACCGTTATCCATAGTAAGGATGGAAAATGCGCCCATCATCATTACAAAACATACACCGGCATTCTGGAGGATCACTCTGGACAACCCCCCACTGAACCTACTGGACCCTGAAATGATCGACGGTATGTCGCGCTTAATGGATGAGCTGGACGCCGATAAGGAAGTTAAGGTCATCGTGTTTGACAGCTCAGACAAAAATTATTTTATCGCCCACTATGATGTGATGAGGGGTTCGGAAGTCCCTAAGGTGAGTGGTAAATACGGCGTGAATCAGTGGACTGACATTTCCAACCGACTTCACAATTCACCTGTGGTCAGTATTGCGTCAGTACGTGGCCGTGCCCGCGGCAATGGTTCTGAATTCCTGTTGGCCTGCGATATGCGGTTTGCAAGTAAGGAAAAAGCTTTTTTCGGCCAGATAGAAGTTGGCTGCGGCGTGATTGCCGGCGGAGGTGCACTTGAATACCTTCCCTCACTGGTAGGTCGCTCGAGAGCGCTGGAAATCGTGATAGGAGGCGATGATTTCGATGCAGATACTGCGGCTTTATACGGCTGGATCAACCGCGCTTTACCGGACGATCAGTTGGATGATTTTGTAAACGGCTTGGCTATAAGAATTGCCAGCTATGAGGCAGGTGCTATAGCAACAACGAAAGCCATTGTCAATAGACGTTCAGGCGGTGGCCCTAATCCACACGAGATCGATGAATCACTATCCCACTATACTGAATTATCTCAAAATCCTAATGTTCAAATCCTATGGAGTAAGCTGGGAGAAATGGGTTTCCAGCAGCCGGGTGACCTTGAGCTGAATTTTGGCTACTATTTAGGCAAACTAGCTGAAGACAAGTTAAAATAA
- a CDS encoding N-acetylmuramoyl-L-alanine amidase family protein, which produces MTKYLFAAFIFLFSRENVFSQKKSSVLSGKIICVDAGHGGTALTDSYRVGPGGEREEWINLRVAKLLQKMLEEKGAKVFMTRTTDDTIALWRRAKVAMDNKADLFVSIHHNATADPKVDFPIIYFHGNSSENLAGVALGKELATTITKSLFKGNSPVSVASDFSIFPKAGAQVLRGTYGIPAVLAEAAFFSNPEEEQKLKQEDYNRKEAAAYTEALEAFFSKPIPKIIPKNSLVTVPTFLVFEEAARMNEIARRWHQDFLDGQALMKNTDTTSLRQAYDLFTRSARSFPDSYIAADCHANRALLLRLMGKKEEAREEEKRVREFYVRFAVKK; this is translated from the coding sequence ATGACAAAGTATTTATTCGCAGCATTTATTTTTCTCTTTTCAAGGGAAAATGTCTTTTCACAAAAAAAATCAAGTGTACTTTCCGGTAAAATAATTTGTGTCGATGCAGGTCATGGAGGTACTGCGCTAACGGATAGTTATCGGGTCGGTCCGGGCGGAGAACGTGAAGAATGGATCAATTTACGCGTTGCCAAACTTTTGCAAAAAATGCTGGAGGAAAAAGGAGCAAAGGTTTTTATGACCAGAACCACGGATGATACCATTGCATTATGGCGACGGGCAAAAGTTGCAATGGATAACAAAGCGGATCTTTTTGTTTCAATTCATCACAATGCCACCGCTGATCCAAAAGTTGATTTCCCGATTATTTATTTTCATGGAAATTCAAGTGAAAATTTGGCGGGCGTTGCGTTGGGAAAAGAATTGGCTACTACAATTACAAAAAGTTTATTCAAAGGAAATAGTCCGGTTTCCGTAGCTTCTGATTTCAGTATTTTTCCAAAAGCCGGAGCGCAGGTTTTAAGAGGAACCTATGGAATTCCAGCGGTATTGGCCGAAGCGGCATTTTTCTCAAATCCGGAGGAAGAGCAAAAATTGAAACAGGAAGATTATAACAGAAAAGAAGCAGCAGCATACACCGAAGCACTGGAAGCATTTTTCAGTAAACCAATTCCAAAAATAATTCCGAAAAATTCATTGGTTACGGTTCCTACGTTTCTGGTTTTTGAAGAAGCTGCGCGTATGAATGAAATCGCCCGTCGCTGGCATCAGGATTTTCTGGATGGACAGGCTTTAATGAAAAATACGGATACAACTTCGCTGCGTCAGGCTTACGATTTATTTACGCGTTCCGCACGCTCATTTCCGGATTCCTACATTGCCGCAGATTGTCACGCCAACAGAGCTCTTTTGTTAAGATTGATGGGTAAAAAGGAAGAAGCCAGAGAGGAAGAAAAAAGGGTTCGCGAATTTTATGTCAGATTTGCGGTCAAAAAGTAG
- a CDS encoding YifB family Mg chelatase-like AAA ATPase — MLAKTFGSAVYGVNAKMITIEVQVGQGMHFHIVGLADSAVKESEHRVEASLKYFNYKMPRQKVVVNMAPADIRKEGSAYDLPIALCILESSEQISTVHNLKDYVIMGELSLDGKLRPIKGVLPIAIEVRKQGFKGFVLPAENAREAAIVNNIDVIPVETLEEAIAFFEGKSAIEPLFVDTRDLFFTTQNEYDADFEHVQGQENIKRALEIAAAGGHNAIMIGPPGAGKTMLAKRIPSILPPLSLPEALETTKIHSVAGKLGTNAALVSRRPYRAPHHSISDAALVGGGGFPQPGEISLAHNGILFLDELPEFKRTVLEVMRQPLEERKVSISRAKMTVEFPANFMLIASMNPCPCGYYNHPDKECVCGPGVVQKYLNKISGPLLDRIDLHVEVTPVTFDQIASTRKSESSAQIRERVIKARERQTERFKDNKEIYSNAMMPPEMVKKICTIETAGTALLRTAMDRLGLSARAYDRILKVSRTIADLAGSDDIRVEHLAEAIQYRSLDRENWAG; from the coding sequence ATGCTTGCAAAAACTTTCGGAAGTGCGGTTTACGGCGTGAATGCCAAAATGATAACGATTGAAGTTCAGGTGGGGCAAGGCATGCATTTTCACATTGTCGGACTTGCTGATAGTGCAGTAAAAGAAAGTGAACATCGCGTTGAGGCTTCTCTAAAATACTTCAATTACAAAATGCCGAGGCAAAAAGTGGTTGTGAATATGGCACCCGCCGACATTCGAAAAGAGGGATCTGCTTATGACCTTCCGATAGCACTTTGTATCCTGGAATCTTCCGAACAAATTTCTACTGTTCACAATCTGAAAGATTATGTGATTATGGGAGAGTTATCGCTCGATGGAAAACTCCGGCCTATAAAAGGTGTTTTACCCATAGCGATTGAAGTCAGAAAACAAGGTTTTAAAGGTTTTGTTTTACCCGCTGAAAATGCACGGGAAGCAGCCATTGTTAATAATATTGATGTAATTCCTGTCGAAACGTTAGAAGAAGCCATTGCTTTTTTTGAAGGAAAAAGCGCGATTGAGCCGCTTTTTGTAGATACCAGGGATTTATTCTTTACCACACAAAATGAATATGACGCTGACTTTGAACATGTTCAGGGACAGGAAAATATAAAACGGGCTTTGGAAATAGCCGCAGCCGGCGGACATAATGCCATTATGATCGGACCTCCGGGTGCAGGGAAAACCATGCTGGCGAAACGGATTCCAAGTATTCTTCCACCGCTAAGTTTGCCCGAAGCTTTGGAAACGACTAAAATCCATTCGGTTGCCGGCAAATTAGGTACTAACGCCGCGCTGGTTTCCAGACGACCATATCGTGCGCCGCATCATAGTATCAGCGATGCAGCTTTGGTTGGCGGAGGTGGTTTTCCTCAACCGGGAGAAATCTCATTGGCGCATAACGGAATACTTTTTCTGGACGAACTTCCTGAGTTTAAAAGGACGGTTTTAGAAGTGATGCGACAACCCCTTGAGGAAAGAAAAGTTAGTATTTCAAGAGCGAAAATGACGGTAGAATTTCCGGCAAATTTTATGCTGATTGCCAGCATGAATCCGTGTCCGTGTGGTTATTACAATCATCCGGATAAAGAATGTGTTTGCGGGCCCGGCGTTGTTCAAAAATACTTAAACAAGATCAGCGGACCGCTTCTGGACCGGATTGATCTTCACGTAGAAGTTACACCTGTTACCTTTGACCAAATCGCATCAACCCGAAAATCAGAAAGTAGTGCACAAATTCGGGAACGGGTAATTAAGGCACGGGAAAGACAAACGGAACGGTTTAAAGACAACAAAGAGATTTATTCCAATGCGATGATGCCACCGGAAATGGTAAAGAAAATCTGTACGATTGAAACAGCCGGAACAGCACTTTTACGCACGGCTATGGACAGACTTGGATTATCCGCTCGTGCTTATGACAGAATCCTGAAAGTTTCCCGCACCATCGCCGATTTGGCTGGGAGTGATGATATAAGAGTTGAACATTTGGCTGAGGCAATTCAGTATCGGAGTCTGGATCGGGAGAATTGGGCTGGGTGA
- a CDS encoding Uma2 family endonuclease: MNRRHLIIMSNRILSEILNEPDAYFLLQEAQSILNREREKRVQFYNDITEQEKVEFINGEIIIHSPVKKKHNQASLLLAQLLNIYSVKHNLGFVGIEKIMITLTRNDYEPDICFFKKEKSSGFTENQTLFPAPDLVIEILSDSTEVRDRGVKFKDYQSHKIEEYWIIDPENQTLEQYHLKGGVYDLIFKSSQGLVTSFVVEGFQIPVLAIFDEAENLRTIVGF, translated from the coding sequence TTGAATAGAAGACATTTGATTATTATGAGCAATCGCATCCTTTCTGAGATATTAAATGAACCTGATGCATACTTCCTGCTTCAAGAAGCTCAATCTATATTAAACAGAGAGAGAGAAAAAAGAGTACAATTTTACAATGATATTACTGAACAGGAAAAAGTTGAGTTTATCAATGGAGAAATTATTATTCATTCTCCGGTTAAGAAAAAACATAATCAGGCGTCACTGCTTCTAGCACAACTGCTCAATATTTATTCGGTTAAGCATAACTTAGGTTTTGTCGGTATTGAAAAAATAATGATAACACTCACCAGAAATGATTACGAACCGGATATCTGTTTTTTCAAAAAAGAAAAGTCTTCAGGTTTTACTGAAAACCAAACACTTTTTCCAGCTCCTGATCTTGTCATAGAAATCCTGTCAGACTCAACGGAAGTACGAGACCGAGGCGTAAAATTTAAAGACTATCAATCCCACAAAATAGAAGAATACTGGATTATTGATCCTGAAAATCAGACATTGGAACAATACCATCTTAAAGGCGGTGTTTATGATCTTATTTTTAAATCTTCTCAGGGCCTTGTAACAAGCTTTGTTGTTGAAGGCTTTCAAATTCCGGTTTTAGCAATTTTCGATGAGGCAGAGAATTTGAGGACGATTGTTGGTTTTTGA
- a CDS encoding DUF4349 domain-containing protein, producing MKILPTLLPFFFLISCVAKKDQYQESLAMNVDLTALPSPQPSQKASPNEDVNVTKDVDFIKNAPAKKLIKDGFVEFETSDIEKARAQIMNASAANGAYIASDKQNSSEDKISYTLIVRIPASKFDSFLNSATKDVRYFNHKQIDVKDVTAEYFDVETRLKTKKEIELRYRELLKKASTIKDILSIETELGTIRTEIESAEGQLKLQADQVQYSTLRIEFYKITSTPAVFTYQLSSAFSKGWENLLTIVILAVDVWPFIFLGVGLWFGFRKVVKRESVKEETDVTI from the coding sequence ATGAAAATTTTACCCACTCTTTTGCCCTTTTTTTTCCTTATTTCCTGCGTAGCAAAAAAAGACCAGTACCAGGAAAGTCTTGCTATGAATGTCGATCTTACGGCGCTTCCTTCACCTCAGCCTTCGCAAAAAGCTTCTCCAAATGAGGATGTCAATGTTACTAAGGATGTTGATTTCATTAAAAATGCTCCGGCTAAGAAACTTATTAAAGATGGATTTGTAGAATTTGAAACCTCGGATATTGAAAAAGCCAGGGCGCAGATCATGAATGCCTCTGCTGCAAATGGTGCTTATATTGCATCTGACAAGCAGAATAGTTCGGAAGATAAAATTAGTTATACCTTAATAGTAAGGATTCCAGCGTCTAAATTCGACTCATTTTTGAATTCTGCAACCAAAGACGTTCGCTATTTTAATCATAAACAAATCGATGTAAAAGATGTAACAGCCGAATATTTTGATGTTGAAACCAGGCTTAAAACCAAAAAGGAAATAGAATTACGCTATCGGGAATTGCTCAAAAAGGCATCTACAATAAAAGATATTTTAAGTATTGAAACAGAACTTGGTACCATCCGTACAGAAATAGAATCTGCCGAAGGACAGTTAAAACTTCAGGCCGATCAGGTTCAATATTCCACACTTCGGATCGAATTTTACAAAATCACCTCCACTCCTGCCGTATTTACGTATCAGCTTAGTTCTGCTTTTTCAAAGGGCTGGGAAAATCTGCTTACGATAGTGATCCTTGCAGTTGATGTCTGGCCGTTTATTTTTCTTGGGGTTGGGTTGTGGTTTGGGTTTAGGAAAGTTGTAAAGAGGGAATCAGTGAAGGAGGAAACTGATGTGACGATATGA
- a CDS encoding enoyl-ACP reductase FabI encodes MAYGLLKGKRGIISGALDENSIAWKVALKAKEEGATFTLTNAPIAMRMGAINELAKVCDAQIIPADATSVEDIEKLYTQSMDVLGGKVDFVLHSIGMSANIRKGKEYGDLNYDWYLKSLDVSSLSLHKFLQVAEKLDAINEWGSVVALSYIAAQRTYPFYTDMAEAKAMLESIARSFGYRYGKAKNVRVNTISQSPTKTTAGSGIGGFDAFYEFADKMSPLGNATADDCANYTISLFSDLTRMVTMQNLFHDGGYSSTGISEELVQMIQNQNKAD; translated from the coding sequence ATGGCATACGGTTTATTAAAAGGAAAAAGAGGGATAATATCCGGCGCGTTGGATGAAAATTCAATTGCCTGGAAAGTTGCGCTGAAAGCAAAGGAAGAAGGAGCTACATTCACGTTGACAAACGCACCAATCGCTATGCGTATGGGCGCTATCAACGAATTGGCCAAAGTTTGTGATGCGCAAATTATTCCTGCGGATGCCACTTCAGTTGAAGATATTGAAAAACTATATACCCAGTCGATGGACGTATTGGGCGGAAAAGTGGATTTTGTTTTGCACTCGATCGGTATGAGCGCAAACATCCGTAAAGGAAAAGAATACGGCGACTTGAACTACGACTGGTACTTGAAGAGTCTTGATGTTTCGTCACTTTCTCTTCACAAATTTTTGCAGGTTGCAGAAAAACTGGACGCGATTAACGAATGGGGTTCTGTTGTTGCTTTGTCATACATTGCTGCACAACGTACTTATCCGTTCTACACGGATATGGCGGAAGCAAAAGCAATGTTGGAAAGTATTGCGCGCAGTTTCGGATACCGTTATGGAAAAGCGAAAAATGTTCGTGTAAATACAATTTCTCAATCGCCAACTAAAACTACGGCAGGTTCAGGAATCGGTGGATTTGATGCATTTTATGAATTTGCAGACAAAATGAGTCCGCTGGGAAATGCGACGGCTGATGATTGTGCAAACTATACAATCTCTCTTTTCTCTGACTTGACACGTATGGTTACGATGCAAAATCTTTTCCATGATGGCGGTTATTCTTCAACTGGAATCTCGGAAGAATTGGTTCAAATGATTCAGAATCAAAACAAAGCTGACTAG